The DNA region GCCGATGTCGAAGATTCGGCAGATCACGTCGGCTCACATGCGCTACTCGAAGGACACTTCGGCGCACGTCACGACGGTCTTTCATTTCGATTTCACTCGCGTCGATCGCATCCGTCGGCAGGCCAAGGCCGGCTTCATGGCCGCCAACGGCACCAAGCTGACCTACATGCCGTTCATCTTCAAGGCGGTGACCACCGGCTTGAAGAAGCACCGCAAGCTCAACGCGGCGATCGACGGCACCAACATCGTTTACAAGAAGCGCATCCACCTCGGTATGGCGGTGGCCCTCGATCGCGGCCTGATCGTGCCGGTGATCAAGGATGCCGACGAGCTCAACCTGGTGGGGTTGGCGAAGACCGCCAACGATCTCGCGGATCGTGCCCGCAACAAGAAGCTCAAGCCCGACGAGGCCGCCGGCGGCACCTTCACGATCACCAATCCCGGTGTTTTCGGCAGCCTTTTCGGAACGCCGATCATCAACCAGCCGCAGGTCGCCATCCTGGGAATCGGGGCGATCGAGAAGCGGCCGATGGTGCGTACCGATGCCGACGGTGCCGACACGCTGGCGATCCGTACCATGTCCTACTTCGGGATCACCTACGATCACCGTCTGGTCGACGGTGCCGATGCCGATCACTTCATGAACGACGTCAAGAAGGTGATCGAAGAGGACCCCTGGTCGGAGCTCGACGCCTACCGTTCGTAAGCGTCTCGCGGGCTCCTCGCGGAGCCCAGTGTCGACCCGAAGGCCCGGCGATTCGCCGGGCCTTTTTGTTGCCCTTCGGTCGCTCTCGGGGTGAGCTCGCGTCCGGGCCGAGGGCTGTTCACGAGGAATTCACGCGGCGACTATTGGATTCGCACCCCAAGCTCGCTTTTCTATCTAGGAGGGCACCTTCCATTCGGCAGAGGATCGCCGAGCGGCGGTGGAAGGTGGCCAAGCGAGACGGCAGGCCAGGCCAAGGCCTGGCCTGCCGTACCTCCTGAGACCAGACCGGGGAGGTCAGATGTCAGCGCCTTCCCGGTCCTTTTTTGTGCGGAAGCGGTGTCCGGACAGGTATTTGACGACACCGTGGAGCGAGCGAATCTCCTTCTCCGTGGGCTGGGCGCGGAGGAAGAAATTGCGCAGATTGCGCACCATCACCGGCCGTTTTTCGAGCACCCGCAGGAACCCGCTGGCGTCGAGGGCTTGCTCGAGGTGGTCGAAAAAGTTCTCCACCTCACCGCGGGTCGCCGGCCGGCTTTCGCCGAGGGGGAGGATCTCCTCGCCCGCCGGTGCAGCGGTCTGAAACCACTCGTAGGCGACCAACAGCACCGCCTGACCGAGATTGAGGGAGCTGAACTCGGGATTGAGCGGCACCTCGACGATCTTGTCGCAGCGCGTCACGTCGTCGTTGTCGAGGCCGGTGCGCTCGGGTCCGAAGAGGACTCCGCAGGGCGATCCCTGAGCCACCCGTTGACGCAGCTCTCCCGCCGCCTGGCGCGGAGTGACGACGGCCTTGACCATGTCGCGGCGGCGCGCCGTGGTGGCGTAGAGATGCTCGAGGTCGGCGACCGCCTCGGCGGTGCTCTCGAAGAGCTGCGCCCGCTCGAGGACTTCATCGGCACCGGAGGCGGCGGCGACCGCTTTGGGGTTGGGCCACGCCTGTCGCGGGCGGACCAGGCGCAGCTCGGTCAAGCCACAGTTGCGCATCGCTCGGGCGACGAAACCGATGTTCTCGCCGAGCTGCGGCTGCACCAGGATGATGACGGGAGAGTCGGTCATGGCGCGGCGGGGTGCGGTCGATATCGCTCAGAATGAAGACGAGGGCCGGAAACGACGAGACCCGGGCCGCTTCGCGGTCCCGGGCCTCGTTGCAACGACGACGTTGAAGGTCGGGCTAGAGCTTGAAACGCACGCCGACGTAGATCTTCGTCTGGCGCTCGTTGCGATCGCCCTCCAGCAGGTCGATGCGACCGGTGCCGAAGAGGGCGGCGTTCTCGCTGATGTTGACGTCGACGCCGACCTGCAGGTTGCCACCGATGGCCTCGTCGCTGTCGTCGATGTCGACGGTGCCGTCATCGACCTCGGCATCGAGGAAATGGACCCCGAAACCGACTCCCAGGAAGTAGTCGGCGCTGCGCGTCGGCACGACGCCGATCAGGTTGACGCCGACCAGCAGATCGGACTCGTCGACGCCGTCGTCGGAGCTCGACCAGTAGGAGATCTCGGGCTCGAGGTAGCCGCGGATGCCGGTATCCGCCGGCGGCCGGCCGCGATAGCTGTCGCCATCCCAGACGGGCTCGTCGTACTGCCGACCGATGCGGAAGCGCAGGGCGGCCGAGTAGTAGATCTCGGCGGAATCGATGTCATCGGGGTCGGCGAGGCCGAGGCCCAGCCCGAGCTGCAGATCCCGTCCCTCTTTCTGATACCCGTCGCCGTGGGAATCATCCGCCAGGGCGGCGCCGCCGAAGCTCACGGCCAGCGTCAGCGCGATGACGAGTGGTGCGAAGTAACGCTGCTTTGCGAACATTGCGGTTTTCCTCCTCAAGGTACTGCTCGACGAACGACGCTTCCGGGGACGGCCGAGGCCGTGACCCGCAGATCCGCGGAAGCGCTCGATTTCAATTCTCCTGGACTGGCGACGACGATTACGACTCTGCGCTGATTCAAAGACATTAATCGACCGCCGCGGTTGTCCGAACCGGTGTCGGCGCTGCGCATTGAAATTCAGCAATCATGGAGAGCTACGCCGAGAGGATAGCGTAGGGCGACCGCTCGAAGCAAGGTGAAGAAGTTCTTCCGGGAGAGGGATAAACTAGCGTCAAACCTGGATCTCGGGAACTTGACCGGCGCTCGCTGCGAGGTCGGTTGTGGGTAGATCTTCCGGTATTCTCTCCAGCTATCGGGGGAACCTCGGGAGTGGTTCTCGAGCTCTTCGGATCGCACCTCTGCGGGCGGGCTCCTCGGCCCGACGTTTTTCAACGGAGGGAGGGTCATCGATGACGAGCGGTCGCGCCTTTCTCGAGCAGGTCAACCGGGTCTTCGATCGGGCTGCTGCCCTCACCGACCATCCGGCCGGTTTGTTGGCCCAGATCAAGATCTGTAATCGCACCTACAGCATGGAGTTCCCGCTCAAGCGGGACGACGGCTCGATCGAGGTGGTCCGAGCCTGGCGAGCCGAGCACAGCCACCACAAGCTGCCGGTCAAAGGCGGCATTCGCTATGCCCCCAACGTCGACGAGGAGGAGGTCCAGGCGCTGGCCGCTCTTATGACCTACAAGTGTGCCGTCGTCAACGTGCCCTTCGGGGGCGCCAAGGGTGGCGTCCGCATCGAGCGCGGGCGGTTCTCCGACGAGGAGATCGAGCGCGTCACCCGGCGCTACACCTTCGAGCTCTACAGCAAGGGGTTCATCGGGCCCGGCGTCGATGTGCCGGCGCCGGACTACGGTACCGGCGGCACCGAGATGTCCTGGATTCTCGACACCTTCAGCTCGCTGACCACGGAGCCCCTCGATGCTCTCGCCTGCGTCACCGGCAAGCCGGTGGGGCAGGGCGGCATCCGCGGCCGCTCGGAGGCCACCGGCCGAGGCGTCTTCTTCGGCATTCGGGAAGCCTGCGAGAACGCCCCCGATATGGCGGCCCTCGGGCTGGCGACGGGCCTCGAAGGCAAGCGGGTGGTGGTGCAAGGGCTCGGCAACGTCGGCTCCCATGCGGCGCGCTTTCTGCAGCAGGGCGGCGCTCGGTTGGTGGGTCTCGCCGAGTACGAGGGCGCCATCCACTGTGAGGCCGGTCTCGATGTCGACGACGTGATCGAGCATCGCCAGGCCACCGGCTCGATCCTCGGTTTTCCCGGGGCCCGCGACCTGCCGCAGTCCCTCGACGCCCTCGAGCTCGACTGCGACATCCTGGTGCCGGCGGCCCTCGAGGGACAGATCACCCGCGACAACGCGCCGCGGGTGCAGGCCCGGGTGATCGCCGAGGCCGCCAACGGACCACTGACCGCCGCCGCCGACGACCTGCTGCGGGAGCGCGGCGTGCTGGTGCTACCGGATGTCTACCTCAATGCCGGCGGCGTGACGGTGTCCTACTTCGAGTGGCTGCGCAATCTCTCGCACGTGCGCTTCGGGCGCCTCAACCGGCGCTTCGAGCAGGCCGCCAACGCCCGCATCCTGTCGGCCGTCGAAGAGCTCACCGGCAAGGCCTTCGACCAGTCGATCTATGCCCAGGTGGCCCATGGTGCCTCGGAAGCGGACATCGTCGATTCCGGTCTCGAGGAGACCATGATCGAAGCCTATGGTGAGATTCGCGAAGTGCGCGAGCGCTGCGGCGCCAAGGCCGACCTGCGGACGGCCGCTTTCGTCAGCGCCATCGACAAGGTGGCGGTGGCCTACAACGCGATGGGGATCTTTCCGTGAATCGGCGGCTCGCCCTCGCCCCAGGACGGGCCGGGGGCTGGAGCCGGCGCCATCGGCGGGAATTGCTGGTGCTGCGAGGGCTGGTTTGTCTTCTGCTGCTGCTCTCCTGGGCTTGCGGCGGGACCTTGCCGATGGTCGAGCGCCCGAGCGATCCGGCGACGACCCAGCCGCCGGCTCCTTTCGAGTTCCTGGGTTTCGCCGAGATCGCGACCGGCACACGCTACGGCGACACCGAGATCGGGGGCCTCTCGGCGCTGGTCTACCTCCCCGAGGAGGGCATCTACCTCGCCCTCTCGGACGACCGCAGCGAGTACGCCCCGGCACGCTTCTACAGCCTGGCGATCGATCTCTCGGACGGCCGCCTGGACGCTGGGGACGTCGAGGTCAACGGCGTCACCACGCTGCGCTCGGATGGCCAGCCATTTCCTCGCGACAGCATCGATCCGGAGGGGCTGGCTTGGGTTCCGGGACGCGGTCTCTACGTCTCGTCGGAAGGCGACACGCGGGCCGGCGTCGCCCCCTTCGTGCGGCTCTTCTCGCG from Acidobacteriota bacterium includes:
- the sucB gene encoding 2-oxoglutarate dehydrogenase, E2 component, dihydrolipoamide succinyltransferase — translated: MATEVVMPQMGESIAEGTITRWLVQPGDKVDRDQPLFEISTDKVDAEIPSPVAGTLIEIKAQEGDTVPVDAVVALIGEAGETAAAAPAEAAAPAAEEAAPAAAAPAPAPVEEAAAAPAPASDGERPFASPLVRRIAKEEGVDLSLVTGTGVKGRVTKADIMAYLENRGAAPAPAAAPAPAAAAPAPAAPAPAPAAAPPTPAPSAPAPAPAKAASGFSVPAYGPREEVEIEPMSKIRQITSAHMRYSKDTSAHVTTVFHFDFTRVDRIRRQAKAGFMAANGTKLTYMPFIFKAVTTGLKKHRKLNAAIDGTNIVYKKRIHLGMAVALDRGLIVPVIKDADELNLVGLAKTANDLADRARNKKLKPDEAAGGTFTITNPGVFGSLFGTPIINQPQVAILGIGAIEKRPMVRTDADGADTLAIRTMSYFGITYDHRLVDGADADHFMNDVKKVIEEDPWSELDAYRS
- a CDS encoding RNA methyltransferase, coding for MTDSPVIILVQPQLGENIGFVARAMRNCGLTELRLVRPRQAWPNPKAVAAASGADEVLERAQLFESTAEAVADLEHLYATTARRRDMVKAVVTPRQAAGELRQRVAQGSPCGVLFGPERTGLDNDDVTRCDKIVEVPLNPEFSSLNLGQAVLLVAYEWFQTAAPAGEEILPLGESRPATRGEVENFFDHLEQALDASGFLRVLEKRPVMVRNLRNFFLRAQPTEKEIRSLHGVVKYLSGHRFRTKKDREGADI
- a CDS encoding Glu/Leu/Phe/Val dehydrogenase gives rise to the protein MTSGRAFLEQVNRVFDRAAALTDHPAGLLAQIKICNRTYSMEFPLKRDDGSIEVVRAWRAEHSHHKLPVKGGIRYAPNVDEEEVQALAALMTYKCAVVNVPFGGAKGGVRIERGRFSDEEIERVTRRYTFELYSKGFIGPGVDVPAPDYGTGGTEMSWILDTFSSLTTEPLDALACVTGKPVGQGGIRGRSEATGRGVFFGIREACENAPDMAALGLATGLEGKRVVVQGLGNVGSHAARFLQQGGARLVGLAEYEGAIHCEAGLDVDDVIEHRQATGSILGFPGARDLPQSLDALELDCDILVPAALEGQITRDNAPRVQARVIAEAANGPLTAAADDLLRERGVLVLPDVYLNAGGVTVSYFEWLRNLSHVRFGRLNRRFEQAANARILSAVEELTGKAFDQSIYAQVAHGASEADIVDSGLEETMIEAYGEIREVRERCGAKADLRTAAFVSAIDKVAVAYNAMGIFP